One stretch of Rhodohalobacter mucosus DNA includes these proteins:
- a CDS encoding co-chaperone GroES, with protein sequence MIQEYLNSVEKFIIIGDRVLIKPREMETHTKSGLVLPATVKEKEEIQSGYIIKTGPGYPVPSQEVDEPWKQNAAQPKYIGMQAMEGDLAIFLKSSTHEIEFENEKYLIVPHAAILLLIRDNHELE encoded by the coding sequence ATGATTCAGGAATATCTCAATTCCGTTGAAAAGTTTATCATCATCGGCGACCGTGTACTGATAAAGCCCCGCGAGATGGAAACACATACCAAAAGCGGACTTGTGCTGCCGGCTACCGTAAAAGAAAAAGAGGAGATCCAAAGCGGATACATCATTAAAACCGGTCCCGGATACCCCGTTCCATCTCAGGAAGTTGATGAGCCATGGAAACAGAACGCCGCTCAGCCAAAATATATCGGTATGCAGGCGATGGAAGGCGACCTGGCCATTTTTCTTAAAAGCAGCACCCACGAAATTGAATTTGAAAACGAAAAGTATTTGATTGTACCTCATGCAGCCATTCTGCTCCTCATCCGTGACAATCATGAACTGGAATAA
- a CDS encoding MBL fold metallo-hydrolase, whose translation MNRKAFIQNFSLLSAGAIAAPSLLTRVFQEGPFYPLRNGAGYFTGRGGTIGWFVTDDAIVVIDSQFRNSAEEFISGITTYGNGPTRFLFNTHHHGDHVSGNGAFAESDYRIIAHQNVPELQQQASQGNDEVIPSASITFEDEFSIDAGDEQITAKYYGNAHTGGDSVIWFSNSNIAHMGDLVFNRWYPFIDRPGGASVRGWITLLETVADEADSDTLFIFGHGNSDFGVTGDRSDVLYMRDFLAKLIEHTEAGLAAGLSREEITSVNQFEEFPNHQSAGSRLSLPANLSVVYDELTADE comes from the coding sequence ATGAACAGAAAAGCATTTATTCAGAATTTTTCACTTCTATCGGCGGGAGCTATCGCCGCCCCGTCCCTTCTCACGAGGGTATTTCAGGAGGGACCATTTTACCCGCTCCGCAACGGGGCTGGCTATTTCACCGGACGCGGAGGAACGATCGGCTGGTTTGTAACGGATGACGCGATTGTGGTAATCGACTCCCAATTCCGGAACAGCGCCGAGGAGTTTATTTCCGGGATTACAACCTATGGAAACGGGCCTACCCGCTTTTTGTTCAATACGCACCACCATGGGGATCATGTATCCGGCAACGGTGCATTTGCCGAAAGCGACTATCGCATTATCGCCCATCAAAATGTTCCGGAACTGCAGCAACAGGCTTCCCAGGGCAACGATGAGGTGATACCCTCTGCTTCCATCACCTTTGAGGATGAGTTCTCCATTGATGCCGGCGATGAACAGATCACAGCAAAATACTACGGTAATGCCCATACCGGCGGCGATTCGGTTATCTGGTTCAGCAATAGCAATATAGCTCATATGGGTGATCTGGTATTCAACCGCTGGTATCCGTTCATCGATCGTCCCGGCGGGGCTTCCGTTCGGGGTTGGATAACACTCCTCGAAACCGTCGCCGATGAAGCCGACAGCGATACCCTTTTCATTTTTGGTCACGGCAATTCCGATTTTGGCGTTACCGGCGATCGCAGTGATGTTCTCTACATGCGCGACTTTCTGGCCAAACTTATAGAGCACACGGAAGCAGGTCTTGCAGCCGGACTCAGCCGCGAGGAGATTACCTCCGTGAATCAGTTTGAGGAGTTTCCGAATCACCAGAGCGCGGGCTCCAGACTATCGCTTCCCGCCAACCTGTCCGTGGTTTATGACGAGCTTACCGCCGATGAGTAG
- a CDS encoding P1 family peptidase → MKPACLLFLVFFLSLFIIAPAQSQERDRVRDLGITPGILPTGPLNAITDVGGVQVGHRTLTEGENIRTGVTAILPHGGNLYRDRVPGAVYVGNGFGKALGFTQVRELGELETPIVLTNTLSIFQAAHGLADYMLNLPGNENVRSVNPVVGETNDGWLNDIRARVITTEHVSEALVSAKSGVVEEGNVGAGTGTRALGFKGGIGTSSRMIPEDNGGYTVGVLVQSNFGGVLTVDGVPVGEELGNHYLASQPGTTLPKSGSEVSRLITQSDRTTYDFDVDGSIMIVVATDAPITSRNLERLAKRAFLGIARVGGFASNGSGDYVIAFSTHPDVRISLDHTGPTLENTELKNSEMSPLFLAAVEATEEAILNSLFMAETMEGADGRVQEALPVDEVMEIMRKYGRVE, encoded by the coding sequence ATGAAGCCGGCCTGCTTACTATTTCTGGTCTTTTTTCTTTCTCTATTTATCATTGCTCCGGCGCAGTCGCAGGAGCGCGACCGTGTGCGGGACCTTGGCATTACCCCTGGCATCCTTCCAACCGGGCCGTTAAATGCCATAACCGATGTGGGCGGCGTTCAGGTGGGACACCGGACGCTGACAGAGGGCGAAAATATTCGCACGGGCGTCACCGCTATCCTGCCCCACGGCGGGAATCTCTACCGAGACAGGGTTCCTGGCGCCGTTTATGTGGGTAACGGGTTTGGGAAAGCCCTTGGCTTTACACAGGTACGCGAACTTGGCGAACTGGAGACACCCATTGTGCTGACCAATACCCTGAGCATTTTTCAGGCAGCGCACGGGCTGGCCGACTATATGCTAAACCTGCCGGGAAATGAGAATGTACGATCGGTGAATCCGGTTGTGGGCGAGACCAATGACGGCTGGCTGAATGATATCCGTGCCCGCGTAATAACCACGGAGCATGTTTCGGAAGCCCTTGTATCTGCAAAGAGCGGGGTAGTAGAAGAGGGCAATGTGGGCGCCGGAACCGGTACGCGTGCGCTCGGTTTTAAAGGCGGTATCGGCACGTCATCGAGGATGATCCCGGAAGATAACGGCGGATACACCGTGGGTGTGCTGGTGCAGTCCAACTTTGGCGGGGTTCTTACCGTAGACGGCGTACCCGTGGGTGAGGAACTGGGTAATCACTATCTGGCAAGTCAACCGGGTACGACGTTGCCGAAATCTGGTTCAGAGGTGAGTCGCCTGATCACTCAAAGTGATCGGACGACTTATGACTTCGATGTTGACGGTTCCATCATGATTGTGGTGGCTACCGATGCACCTATTACTTCACGGAATCTTGAGCGTCTCGCCAAACGGGCATTTCTGGGAATTGCACGTGTTGGAGGATTCGCATCGAACGGGAGCGGTGATTACGTGATTGCATTTTCAACACACCCGGATGTTCGGATCAGCCTGGACCACACAGGGCCAACTCTGGAGAATACTGAGCTGAAGAACTCCGAAATGAGCCCGCTTTTCCTTGCTGCGGTTGAGGCCACCGAAGAAGCCATTCTGAACTCCCTCTTTATGGCCGAAACCATGGAGGGCGCAGATGGCCGCGTGCAGGAGGCGCTGCCGGTGGATGAAGTGATGGAGATTATGAGGAAGTATGGGAGAGTGGAATAG
- a CDS encoding InlB B-repeat-containing protein, whose translation MKTRINICFAIGILLLLTTCGDNNPTSTTDDDPVDPNVESKEIGPAGGNLTSKDGLVTLEIPAGALSGSETITIEKITADDLGSEFENIDVQEAYELGPDGLEFDVPVLVSFAENQNPVVESDSLEMSSVSLLSSENGEVFFLDNSQTIVDSDEGTTMGTGEISHFSPLVKTRGALTLRVGGLRDEVEVSTNFFDVFVGGEVDLNKFDRDSVLIAAGPEAPLEVEEGSGLQKLVLLSGAYIQNVRHRCPEVGNGRFIIGVSIESIEGQSGEFIQVKSDIECVPATSNLQVLLDGNGSGSVSSNPEGIDCPEDCTEDYSENTLVELTATPDEGSAFTVWSEFGVEISNNPVIEVTMDQARTLTATFDVSGGSEGIFSSGTGFPREIMTVPNPWGDLTFPTDCPYVHIVAGADVGVVDPCSGSVISVLDIPFEVSSTGLNGGIALSPVIDNLLLLTSQSGWFLAKLGANQETGEIEIAEFRGTANNEGFIYAANPNRLGGTEDALITSQFRTEKLSADLSQPGGYADQGEFLVGALDKDFNPGNMTGEPRQAYTNFSDNTPGSVTGVASYPENGSRVLRAYHLKRESDGTYTENIGPIVGAVSYDFTCQDHPDETPAQGEADRACLSVDGVNDEVHRILIFEDESNPVQVLPPISTTPRPFAIDSRLTLSGEIDFTSPSFSGGNNYRGIMDFTGTILGERLGSYPSELDGIECVRINPSGDDIGMIALCSRNNDLIGTIRFLPPTF comes from the coding sequence ATGAAAACAAGAATAAACATATGTTTTGCGATTGGAATTTTGTTGCTATTAACAACATGCGGGGATAATAATCCGACTTCCACAACCGATGATGATCCTGTGGATCCCAATGTTGAAAGCAAAGAGATCGGTCCTGCAGGTGGAAACCTGACGTCGAAGGATGGACTTGTGACCCTGGAAATTCCGGCCGGAGCACTGAGCGGATCAGAGACCATTACGATCGAAAAAATAACGGCGGATGACCTGGGTTCTGAATTTGAGAATATTGATGTTCAGGAGGCGTATGAGCTCGGTCCAGATGGTTTGGAGTTTGACGTTCCTGTTTTAGTTTCTTTTGCTGAAAATCAAAACCCAGTTGTGGAATCCGATAGTCTTGAAATGAGTTCTGTATCTCTTCTGAGTTCAGAAAACGGAGAAGTATTTTTTCTTGATAATTCTCAGACAATTGTAGATTCAGATGAGGGCACAACAATGGGAACCGGTGAGATTTCTCACTTTTCACCATTAGTTAAAACGAGGGGTGCTTTGACTTTAAGAGTAGGTGGATTGCGAGATGAAGTAGAGGTAAGTACCAATTTTTTTGATGTTTTTGTAGGGGGGGAAGTGGACTTAAATAAATTTGATAGAGATTCTGTTTTAATTGCCGCAGGACCTGAGGCCCCACTTGAAGTAGAAGAAGGGTCAGGTTTACAAAAGTTGGTGCTATTAAGTGGAGCATACATTCAAAATGTGAGACATCGCTGCCCAGAAGTTGGTAACGGGCGATTCATTATTGGGGTATCAATTGAATCTATAGAAGGTCAAAGTGGTGAGTTTATTCAAGTAAAAAGTGATATTGAATGTGTACCGGCAACCTCAAACCTACAGGTTCTCTTGGATGGGAACGGTTCGGGGTCTGTTTCCAGTAACCCTGAAGGGATTGACTGCCCTGAAGACTGTACTGAAGATTATTCGGAAAATACGCTTGTGGAACTTACGGCTACTCCTGATGAGGGTTCCGCTTTCACTGTTTGGAGTGAATTCGGCGTTGAGATATCGAACAATCCCGTTATTGAAGTCACGATGGATCAAGCCAGAACCCTGACAGCCACATTTGATGTTTCAGGAGGTTCTGAAGGTATCTTTTCATCAGGTACAGGGTTTCCAAGGGAAATCATGACTGTGCCCAATCCATGGGGGGATCTTACTTTCCCAACCGATTGCCCATATGTACATATTGTAGCGGGAGCAGATGTAGGAGTGGTTGATCCGTGCAGCGGAAGTGTCATTTCTGTTCTCGATATTCCATTTGAAGTATCGTCAACGGGCCTGAATGGAGGAATTGCATTGTCACCGGTTATTGACAATTTGCTATTACTCACTTCGCAAAGCGGTTGGTTTCTGGCAAAATTGGGAGCGAATCAAGAGACAGGTGAGATTGAGATAGCTGAATTTCGCGGAACCGCAAACAATGAGGGATTTATTTATGCTGCCAATCCCAACAGACTGGGAGGTACCGAAGATGCTCTGATTACAAGTCAATTTCGAACTGAGAAGCTTTCGGCAGATTTGAGCCAACCTGGCGGATATGCGGATCAGGGTGAATTTTTGGTTGGTGCACTTGACAAAGATTTCAATCCCGGAAATATGACTGGAGAACCTCGTCAGGCATATACAAACTTTTCAGATAATACTCCCGGGAGTGTTACGGGTGTAGCAAGTTATCCTGAAAATGGTTCCAGGGTTCTCCGTGCTTATCATCTCAAACGTGAATCCGATGGAACATACACAGAAAATATAGGACCAATAGTTGGTGCAGTATCATATGATTTCACTTGTCAAGATCATCCCGATGAAACCCCTGCCCAAGGGGAGGCTGATCGAGCATGTTTGAGCGTTGACGGTGTCAATGATGAAGTGCATCGGATATTAATATTCGAGGATGAATCAAACCCTGTTCAAGTACTTCCTCCAATTTCCACAACCCCCAGGCCATTTGCAATCGACAGTCGATTGACTCTTTCAGGTGAGATAGATTTCACGTCGCCTAGTTTCTCCGGTGGTAATAATTATAGGGGGATTATGGATTTTACGGGCACTATTCTTGGCGAAAGGCTCGGCAGTTATCCATCAGAGCTTGATGGTATTGAATGTGTTCGGATCAATCCTAGTGGCGATGACATAGGTATGATAGCACTGTGTTCGAGGAATAATGATCTCATTGGAACAATACGTTTCTTACCTCCAACTTTTTGA
- a CDS encoding ECF-type sigma factor — protein MSEEKSHSRQNVTQLLQASRAGDQKAINDLMPLVYDEMKNIAHQKLRFERNGHTLDTTALVHEAYFKLINHEEVEWQSRAHFLGVAALAMKRILINYAEYKQAVKRGGDYSRVKMEEIRDPDSVHLPDSTAEQILALDEALERMKTFNERGSKVVEYHFFGGLTWDEISTIMGVAPITVRRAWNAARLWLNRELNQKNRGQLSL, from the coding sequence ATGTCTGAAGAGAAGAGTCATAGCCGGCAGAATGTCACGCAGCTGCTGCAGGCATCCCGGGCCGGAGATCAAAAGGCCATCAACGACCTGATGCCATTGGTGTATGATGAAATGAAAAACATTGCTCACCAGAAGCTTCGTTTTGAACGCAACGGACACACCCTGGATACCACCGCACTGGTTCACGAAGCTTATTTCAAGCTGATCAATCACGAAGAGGTTGAATGGCAAAGCAGAGCTCATTTTTTGGGCGTGGCTGCTCTTGCCATGAAGCGCATTCTGATTAACTATGCCGAGTACAAGCAGGCTGTTAAACGGGGCGGCGATTACTCAAGGGTTAAGATGGAGGAGATCAGGGATCCGGATAGCGTACATTTACCGGATTCGACGGCTGAACAGATCCTGGCCCTGGATGAAGCGCTGGAACGAATGAAAACGTTCAATGAGCGAGGGAGCAAGGTTGTTGAATATCATTTTTTCGGCGGACTGACATGGGATGAAATTTCCACCATCATGGGAGTGGCGCCTATTACAGTAAGACGCGCCTGGAATGCTGCACGCCTGTGGCTCAACCGTGAGCTCAACCAAAAGAACCGGGGACAATTGTCTCTTTAA
- a CDS encoding serine/threonine-protein kinase — translation MNSDTWKKIELICFEAMDLEGEKLDTYLLETCGGDKEILNEVRSLLQQANSEPTIRPFVSSPSSFIFSDTSELSERFIGPYRLIRELASGGMGRVYLAVRDDDQFKRFVALKVIRKDLVDQRILDRFYEERRILASLNHSYIARLFGGGTDDHGVPWYAMEYVDGETITEYTERRNMSTGEVIKLFLKVCSAVQYAHQNLVIHRDLKPENILINSDGDPKLLDFGIAKLLSQESVDGQTQYQNRIMTPEYASPEQVSHEPVSTVSDVYSLGVLLYRLTTGTLPYTFEKKSPATIEKIVSHTIPELPSRKSGLKILRGDLDSVIMKALKKDPAERYSSVEQLSNDLNRFLQHRPVMAGKDSLIYRARKFTSRNRWTVAVSAAVILLVLSFSVITLVQSRAIQERAIEAEQQRDRAEQVSGFLTDLFNSVNPDEAEDNALSAIDLLHRGADRVENELADQPELQANLYLVISDVYEKLGLYDESLNLAGKAFEMNRSLFGSIHPETARSLNAMGWLYRQKADYAMADSLLSSALATRRMLFGDIHPDVARSLNDLAVLKQSQGDFAAADSLLLESITIRQSLSDTPDEALGVALSNHAALKYGLGDFEAAENQMKEALDIFMQTTGNRDMRTANVLSNLGAILMTVNKMDEAIIYYEQALESRSALLSPDHPDIASSYAHLGNLYRRTGDLENSETSLLRALSIRRNTLGENHELIYDTKRLLGLLYDTIGNVREAEIYYGEAVEGFRKHNPLGHNEMAETLHNLGSLYLREGNPVRAEPLLRDAFEIRKRILGAGHALTLSTHIHLGICVAELGDTIRSRELLESALKQLDESDLDEPELRNLAFNTLTGLE, via the coding sequence ATGAATTCGGATACATGGAAAAAAATAGAGCTGATCTGCTTCGAAGCCATGGACCTGGAGGGTGAAAAACTCGATACCTATCTGCTCGAAACCTGTGGCGGGGACAAAGAGATTTTGAATGAAGTCAGATCCCTTTTGCAACAGGCCAATTCTGAACCCACAATCCGGCCGTTTGTTTCGTCACCATCATCGTTCATTTTTAGCGATACTTCCGAACTATCCGAACGATTTATTGGTCCGTATCGACTCATCAGAGAGCTCGCTTCAGGGGGAATGGGCCGTGTTTATCTGGCCGTCCGGGACGATGATCAGTTCAAGCGATTTGTTGCACTGAAAGTGATACGCAAAGACCTGGTTGATCAACGCATTTTGGACCGGTTTTATGAAGAACGCCGTATCCTGGCTTCTCTGAATCACAGTTACATTGCACGTTTGTTTGGAGGCGGAACGGATGATCATGGCGTGCCCTGGTATGCAATGGAATACGTGGATGGAGAAACTATAACGGAATATACAGAGAGAAGGAATATGTCAACGGGAGAGGTTATTAAGCTTTTCCTGAAAGTATGCTCCGCCGTCCAGTATGCCCATCAAAACCTGGTCATTCATCGGGACCTGAAGCCAGAAAATATTCTGATTAACTCTGACGGAGATCCCAAACTATTGGATTTTGGTATCGCCAAACTTTTATCGCAGGAATCTGTTGATGGTCAGACACAATACCAAAATCGAATCATGACGCCGGAATACGCATCTCCGGAGCAGGTAAGTCATGAGCCGGTCTCAACCGTAAGCGATGTTTACTCTTTGGGAGTTCTTTTATACAGACTCACGACAGGGACACTGCCGTACACGTTTGAAAAGAAATCTCCGGCTACTATTGAAAAAATAGTCTCCCATACCATTCCTGAACTTCCATCCAGGAAATCAGGCTTAAAAATCCTCCGTGGAGATCTGGATAGTGTGATCATGAAGGCACTGAAAAAAGACCCTGCTGAGCGTTATTCCTCGGTTGAACAGCTTTCAAATGATCTGAATAGATTTTTACAACATCGGCCGGTAATGGCCGGAAAAGACTCGCTGATTTACCGGGCCAGGAAGTTTACCTCCCGCAACCGATGGACCGTTGCAGTATCCGCAGCTGTCATCCTGCTGGTTTTGTCATTTTCCGTCATCACACTGGTCCAATCCAGAGCCATCCAGGAACGTGCTATTGAAGCAGAACAACAGAGAGACCGTGCCGAACAGGTAAGCGGTTTTTTAACCGATCTGTTTAATTCAGTGAATCCGGATGAGGCGGAGGACAACGCATTATCGGCCATCGATTTACTTCACCGCGGAGCAGATCGGGTCGAAAACGAACTGGCGGATCAGCCCGAACTGCAGGCCAACCTCTATCTTGTCATCTCTGACGTATATGAAAAACTGGGCCTGTATGACGAAAGCCTGAATCTGGCCGGCAAGGCTTTTGAGATGAACAGGTCACTCTTCGGCAGCATCCACCCAGAGACTGCACGCAGTTTGAACGCGATGGGCTGGCTTTACAGACAAAAAGCGGATTATGCGATGGCAGACTCCCTGCTTTCATCGGCACTTGCCACCAGACGTATGCTTTTTGGAGATATCCATCCGGACGTGGCACGGTCACTCAATGATCTCGCCGTACTGAAGCAGTCGCAAGGTGATTTTGCCGCTGCTGATTCACTCTTGCTCGAATCCATCACCATACGGCAATCCTTGTCAGACACACCGGACGAGGCCCTGGGAGTGGCCTTAAGCAATCACGCCGCCCTGAAATACGGACTCGGCGATTTTGAAGCTGCTGAAAATCAAATGAAGGAGGCTCTGGACATTTTCATGCAGACTACGGGAAACCGCGACATGCGTACCGCCAATGTATTAAGTAATCTGGGGGCTATTTTGATGACCGTAAACAAAATGGATGAGGCCATAATATATTATGAGCAAGCCCTCGAGTCCCGGTCTGCTCTACTCAGCCCGGATCATCCCGACATCGCTTCCAGTTATGCACATCTTGGAAATCTTTACAGAAGAACCGGAGATCTTGAGAATTCTGAAACCTCTCTGTTACGAGCTCTGAGTATTCGCAGGAACACGCTCGGAGAGAACCACGAGCTTATATATGATACTAAACGACTTTTGGGACTTTTGTATGATACGATAGGCAATGTGCGCGAAGCCGAAATTTATTATGGTGAAGCGGTGGAGGGATTCAGGAAGCATAATCCACTGGGTCACAATGAAATGGCCGAAACCCTGCACAATCTGGGATCTCTGTATCTTCGCGAAGGTAATCCCGTTAGAGCTGAACCCTTACTCCGGGATGCATTTGAGATACGTAAACGGATCCTGGGAGCCGGTCATGCATTGACGCTTAGCACCCATATTCATCTTGGAATCTGTGTTGCCGAACTGGGAGATACGATTCGGTCGCGTGAACTACTCGAGTCTGCTTTGAAACAGCTTGATGAATCAGATTTAGATGAACCGGAATTACGCAATTTGGCATTTAATACACTCACCGGATTGGAATGA
- a CDS encoding amidohydrolase family protein: protein MTKQYLIAFLLIASCTVFLFIPSISSAQNLIIRGGWIVHPESAEVIPNPDILIQNGDIAAIQRTTFDDDAKILALDPNDHILPGLIDLHAHLKMEYRGITRDDTTATPKMLLANGVTTIFTAGDVEPEKVLQFKKNVNAGNSYGPRILNSGPYFGRANPDWNPEYTRGDIYRIVDEWAERGVGGFKAKTISPVNLKHLIDRAHHHNITVTAHLNSGWNNTVRSDEAISMGIDRVEHFLGGSALPDSVHAYDGLEQLDPDDPEFDKIIDIFIENDVFFSATMGTFGAWSGSSDPAFEKWVDETVYLTPFTKQLFEKFEEPDTEGTIAAVYGIKKELIKDYYDRGGMIVLATDRPLYLDSSLGPHFNGFFVHREMEILADAGIPNADVLTIATLNGARAMGLDHQIGSIEPGKIAYLMIIDGNPIEDIRRTRTVHTVIKEGNIFNSGYLLNLAEGKLGPQSDEKWMEDK from the coding sequence ATGACAAAACAGTATCTAATAGCTTTTTTACTAATTGCAAGCTGCACGGTATTCCTTTTCATCCCTTCAATTTCCTCAGCCCAAAACCTGATCATCCGCGGTGGCTGGATCGTTCATCCCGAATCTGCAGAAGTCATCCCAAATCCAGACATCCTGATACAAAATGGAGACATTGCTGCCATTCAAAGAACCACTTTTGATGATGATGCCAAAATCCTGGCGCTTGATCCCAATGATCATATTCTGCCGGGTTTGATAGACCTGCATGCCCACCTGAAAATGGAATACAGAGGAATTACTCGCGATGACACAACTGCAACGCCCAAAATGCTGCTGGCAAACGGCGTCACAACCATCTTTACGGCGGGTGATGTAGAACCTGAAAAAGTTCTTCAGTTCAAAAAGAATGTGAATGCCGGGAATTCTTATGGTCCCAGGATTCTGAATTCCGGACCCTATTTCGGAAGGGCCAATCCGGACTGGAATCCTGAATATACCCGCGGGGACATCTATAGAATCGTAGACGAGTGGGCTGAAAGAGGGGTTGGTGGGTTTAAAGCCAAAACGATCAGTCCGGTGAACCTGAAACATCTGATAGACCGTGCGCACCATCATAACATCACCGTTACCGCACATCTAAACTCAGGTTGGAACAATACCGTCCGTTCGGATGAAGCCATTTCAATGGGTATCGATCGTGTTGAACACTTTCTGGGCGGAAGCGCACTCCCCGATTCTGTTCACGCCTATGATGGTCTGGAACAGCTGGACCCAGATGATCCTGAATTTGATAAAATCATAGACATCTTCATTGAAAACGATGTCTTTTTCAGTGCAACGATGGGAACCTTTGGGGCCTGGTCGGGAAGCAGCGACCCGGCTTTTGAGAAATGGGTTGATGAAACTGTATACCTCACTCCTTTTACGAAGCAGCTTTTTGAGAAATTTGAAGAGCCTGATACGGAAGGTACCATTGCTGCAGTATATGGTATAAAGAAAGAGCTGATAAAGGATTATTATGACAGGGGCGGTATGATCGTTCTCGCCACAGACAGGCCACTGTATCTGGACAGTTCTCTCGGACCTCATTTTAACGGTTTTTTTGTGCATCGCGAAATGGAAATCCTGGCTGATGCCGGTATCCCGAACGCGGATGTCCTGACCATCGCTACCCTGAACGGGGCCAGGGCGATGGGCCTGGATCATCAGATTGGCTCCATTGAACCCGGCAAAATAGCGTACCTGATGATCATTGACGGCAATCCGATCGAGGATATCCGGAGGACTCGCACGGTACACACCGTCATAAAAGAAGGGAATATTTTCAATTCCGGTTATCTGCTTAACCTGGCGGAAGGCAAGCTGGGTCCTCAGAGTGATGAGAAGTGGATGGAAGACAAGTGA